Proteins encoded in a region of the Pieris rapae chromosome 10, ilPieRapa1.1, whole genome shotgun sequence genome:
- the LOC110996103 gene encoding vegetative cell wall protein gp1-like, with protein sequence MTTVVRLVILALCACAQAQYAEERAPRYIASESKTDPPPPVAILKQINRHNEDGSYTYGYEGGDGSFKIETKSVSGEVKGKYGYKDDTGKLRVIEYGANKYGFQPAGEGITVAPPTLVDESTRQEGLRPNKQQQGRSQYREPQEQSIDYDYEEPAPRPAPRPSPQPAYRAPSPQPQYRPTPAPYRPAPQPQPQYRPAQQSAPTPPKPQFFAGAAPAPPADNFFNPEPQPKQQYRPAPQPQQYTPRHTEVNFNQNFAPAAPQPRYQQNQFQQSPSKPYSMLDQLLKEYALPEGGSAAVHDITFGSY encoded by the exons ATGACAACGGTAGTGCGACTG GTTATATTAGCGTTATGCGCATGCGCACAGGCGCAGTACGCAGAGGAGCGTGCGCCACGCTACATAGCATCGGAGTCCAAAACTGACCCACCACCACCAGTCGCCattcttaaacaaataaaccg ACACAACGAAGATGGATCATACACTTACGGCTACGAAGGAGGTGATGGGTCATTCAAAATCGAGACCAAATCAGTTAGCGGAGAAGTCAAGGGAAAGTACGGGTACAAAGATGATACCGgaaag TTAAGAGTAATCGAGTACGGAGCAAACAAATATGGTTTCCAACCAGCTGGTGAAGGTATCACTGTAGCCCCACCCACACTTGTCGATGAGTCCACACGCCAGGAGGGACTTAGACCTAACAAGCAACAG caaGGACGTTCTCAGTACCGCGAACCCCAAGAACAGTCCATAGACTATGACTACGAGGAGCCAGCACCACGGCCAGCACCCAGACCTTCACCGCAGCCAGCATACCGGGCGCCTTCACCCCAGCCCCAATACCGCCCAACACCAGCTCCATACAGGCCGGCACCTCAACCTCAACCTCAGTATAGACCGGCTCAACAATCTGCACCAACACCACCCAAg ccACAATTTTTCGCTGGTGCCGCCCCAGCACCACCAGCAGACAACTTCTTCAACCCTGAGCCTCAGCCCAAACAGCAATACCGACCAGCACCTCAACCTCAACAATACACACCAAGACACACCGAG GTTAATTTCAACCAGAACTTCGCCCCAGCTGCTCCGCAACCCCGTTACCAGCAGAACCAATTCCAGCAGAGTCCAAGCAAACCCTACTCCATGCTTGACCAGCTCCTGAAAGAATACGCCCTACCCGAGGGCGGCTCTGCAGCCGTTCACGACATCACGTTTGGATCCTACtag